A window of the Lagopus muta isolate bLagMut1 chromosome 1, bLagMut1 primary, whole genome shotgun sequence genome harbors these coding sequences:
- the EIF5B gene encoding eukaryotic translation initiation factor 5B, which translates to MGKKQKNKNEDSAKDDIDIDALAAEIEGAGAAKEQEPQKSKGKKKKEKKKQDFDEDDILKELEELSLEAQGGRAEREPSAGKAENDNEDSLSKQDKKRKGKSKKTNLENDYDSEEMEDKDRKPKKTQKARQDVLSGSDDDDLEIQPKKNKGKTQKSNKKHELSEDEANVKKSKERVGMLSTGESGDESDEFSQPRKGQKKNQKPKSTAAIGSGDEEEESSFKVKTVAQKKAEKKERERKKREEEKAKLRKLKEKEELEGGKEPAKPKEAPKKAEEKASPDVAAAPGPGEKGEIPAGAEADDNEGDKKKKDKKKKKGEKEEKEKEKKKGPSKATVKAMQEALAKMKEEEERAKREEEERIRRLEELEAKRKEEERLEQERKERKKQKEKERKERLKKEGKLLTKAQREARARAEATLKLLQAQGVEVPSKDSVPKKRPIYEDKKKKKQQQPENKEVSESLEVTSPAEDAVELETLVKEESPLPAEPEEKEEEEEEDAGLDDWEAMVSDEDGEKESKPVHIEVKEQNEVDEEEEEEEEDEEEEEEESEESEDAESEGSEDEDEKTSDERDADSQATGKQSGERKPSKEISSDSEYDSDDDRTKEERAYDKAKRRIEKRRAENSKNANTEKLRAPVICVLGHVDTGKTKILDKLRHTHVQDSEAGGITQQIGATNVPLEAINEQTKMVKNFDRENIKIPGMLIIDTPGHESFSNLRNRGSSLCDIAILVVDIMHGLEPQTIESINLLKSKKCPFIVALNKIDRLYDWKKSPDTDVAVTLKKQKKNTKDEFEERAKAIIVEFAKQGLNAALFYENKDPRTFVSLVPTSAHTGDGMGSLIALLVELTQTMLTKRLAECQELRAQVMEVKALPGMGTTIDVILINGRLREGDTIIVPGVEGPIVTQIRGLLLPPPMKELRVKNQYEKHKEVVAAQGVKILGKDLEKTLAGLPLLVAHKEDEVPVLKDELIHELKQTLNAIKLEEKGVYVQASTLGSLEALLEFLKTSEVPYAGINIGPVHKKDVMKASVMLEHDPQYAVILAFDVRIERDAQEMADSLGVRIFSAEIIYHLFDAFTKYRQDYKKQKQEEFKHIAVFPCKMKILPQFIFNSRDPIVMGVVVEAGQVKQGTPMCVPSKNFVDIGIVTSIEINHKPVEVAKKGQEVCVKIEPIPGESPKMYGRHFEATDILVSKISRQSIDALKDWFRDEMQKSDWQLIVELKKVFEII; encoded by the exons tGCAAAAGATGATATTGATATTGATGCCCTTGCTGCTGAGATAGAAGGTGCAGGCGCTGCAAAAGAACAAGAGCCTCAGAAAtccaaaggcaaaaagaaaaaagagaagaagaaacaagattttga TGAAGATGAtatcctgaaggagctggaagaaCTGTCACTAGAGGCACAAGGAGGGAGAGCTGAGAGGGAACCTTCTGCAGGAAAG GCTGAAAATGACAACGAAGATAGCTTATcaaaacaggacaaaaaaaggaaaggaaagagcaaaaaaaccaaTCTTGAGAATGACTACGACAGTGAGGAAATGGAAGATAAAGATAGAAAACCTAAAAAAACTCAGAAAGCAAGACAAGACGTACTTTCTGGCAGTGATGATGATGATCTTGAGATTCAgcctaagaaaaacaaagggaaaactcagaaatcaaacaaaaagcatgaaCTGTCAGAGGATGAAGCTAACGTTAAGAAAAGCAAGGAGCGTGTGGGGATGTTGTCTACAGGTGAGAGCGGTGATGAATCGGATGAGTTCTCCCAGCCtagaaaaggacaaaagaaaaaccaaaagcCGAAGTCCACTGCTGCTATTGGAAGTGGGGATGAGGAAGAAGAGTCATCATTCAAAGTAAAAACGGTAGCtcaaaagaaggcagaaaaaaaagaacgtGAAAGGAAAAAACgtgaggaagaaaaagccaaactgaggaaactgaaagaaaaggaagaattagaAGGTGGTAAGGAAccagcaaagccaaaggaagcTCCgaaaaaagctgaagagaaggCTTCTCCTGATGTCGCAGCAGCCCCTGGCCctggggaaaaaggagaaattcctgcaggagcagagg CTGATGACAATGAAggggacaaaaagaaaaaagacaagaaaaaaaagaaaggtgagaaagaggaaaaggaaaaagagaagaaaaaggggcCCAGTAAAGCTACAGTTAAAGCTATGCAAGAAGCCTTGgctaaaatgaaagaagaggaggagagggcaaaaagagaagaggaagaacgCATACGACGACTGGAGGAATTAGAAGCTAAGCGCAAAGAAGAG GAACGATTggaacaagaaaggaaagaaagaaagaaacagaaagaaaaagagaggaaggaacGTCTGAAGAAGGAGGGAAAACTTTTAACAAAAGCTCAACGAGAAGCCAGAGCCAGGGCAGAGGCTACTCTTAAACTACTCCAAGCTCAGG GTGTTGAAGTGCCATCCAAAGACTCTGTGCCAAAGAAGAGGCCAATatatgaagacaaaaagaaaaagaagcagcagcagccagaaaataaagaag TTTCAGAAAGCTTGGAGGTGACTTCCCCAGCTGAAGATGCAGTAGAACTAGAAACACTGGTAAAAGAAGAGTCTCCTCTTCCAGCAGAGCCAG aagaaaaggaggaagaagaagaagaagatgcAGGCTTGGATGACTGGGAAGCCATGGTTAGTgatgaagatggagaaaaag aGAGCAAACCTGTTCACATTGAAgtcaaagaacaaaatgaagtagatgaggaagaagaggaggaggaagaggatgaagaggaagaagaagaggagagcGAAGAATCTGAGGATGCGGAAAGCGAAGGGAGTGAAGATGAGGATGAGAAGACTTCAGATGAGAGGGATGCAGATTCCCAAGCTACTGGGAAGCAATCTGGGGAAAGAAAGCCCAGCAAGGAAATTAGCTCTGATTCTGAGTATGACTCGGATGATGACCGCACTAAGGAAGAGCGCGCTTATGACAAAGCGAAACGGAGAATTGAG AAGCGTCGagctgaaaacagcaaaaatgccAACACTGAAAAGCTGAGAGCACCAGTTATTTGTGTCCTGGGGCATGTAGATACAGGCAAGACCAAAATTTTAGATAAG CTCCGCCATACTCATGTGCAGGACAGTGAAGCTGGTGGGATCACGCAGCAGATAGGTGCAACTAATGTGCCCCTTGAAGCTATTAATGAGCAAACTAAGATGGTGAAAAAT TTTGACAGAGAGAACATAAAAATTCCAGGAATGCTGATAATTGACACTCCAGGACATGAGTCTTTCAG CAATTTAAGAAATAGAGGAAGCTCACTTTGTGACATTGCCATTCTCGTAGTTGACATTATGCATGGTTTGGAACCACAGACAATTGAATCCATAAACCTGTTGAAATCTAAGAAATGCCCCTTTATTGTAGCTCTCAACAAG ATCGACAGGTTATACGACTGGAAAAAAAGTCCTGATACAGATGTAGCTGTGACtttaaagaagcagaaaaagaatacaaaagatGAGTTTGAAGAACGTGCAAAAGCTATCATAGTGGAATTTGCAAAACAG GGTTTGAATGCTGCCTTGTTTTATGAGAATAAGGATCCCCgcacttttgtttctcttgtacCTACCTCTGCTCACACAGGGGATGGCATGGGAAGTCTGATAGCTCTTCTCGTTGAGCTAACGCAAACTATGCTGACCAAGAGATTGGCTGAGTGTCAAGAACTGAGAGCTCAAGTCATGGAG GTTAAAGCACTGCCAGGCATGGGCACTACCATAgatgttattttaattaatggACGCCTGAGGGAGGGAGACACCATTATTGTTCCTGGTGTAGAAGGTCCCATAGTGACTCAGATTAGAGGTCTTCTGCTACCTCCTCCTATGAAGGAGCTACGAGTTAAG AACCAATACGAAAAGCACAAAGAGGTGGTTGCTGCTCAAGGTGTGAAGATTCTTGGGAAAGATTTGGAAAAAACATTGGCTGGTTTGCCATTGCTTGTAGCTCATAAAGAGGATGAAGTCCCAGTCCTCAAG gatGAACTGATACACGAACTGAAGCAAACACTGAATGCAATCAAGTTAGAAGAGAAGGGTGTTTATGTCCAGGCTTCTACTTTAGGGTCTTTGGAAGCATTACTTGAATTTCTTAAAACGTCAGAAGTGCCA TATGCAGGAATTAACATAGGTCCTGTCCATAAAAAAGATGTTATGAAGGCATCCGTTATGTTGGAACACGACCCCCA ATATGCAGTCATCCTGGCATTTGATGTGAGGATCGAACGTGACGCGCAGGAAATGGCTGATAGTTTAGGAGTGCGAATTTTTAGTGCTGAAATAATTTATCACTTATTTGATGCCTTCACAAAATACAGACAAGActacaaaaaacagaaacaagaagaatTCAA GCATATAGCAGTATTTCCTTGCAAGATGAAAATACTCCCTCAGTTTATTTTCAACTCCCGTGACCCAATAGTGATGGGTGTGGTGGTGGAGGCAGGCCAGGTGAAGCAGGGGACTCCCATGTGTGTACCCAGCAAAAAC TTTGTTGACATTGGAATAGTTACAAGTATTGAAATAAACCACAAGCCAGTGGAAGTGGCAAAAAAAGGCCAAGAAGTGTGTGTTAAAATAGAACCTATTCCTGGCGAATCACCGAAAATGTATGGACGGCATTTTGAAGCCACAGACATCCTCGTCAGTAAG ATCAGCCGTCAGTCCATCGATGCTCTGAAGGACTGGTTCAGGGATGAAATGCAGAAGTCTGATTGGCAGCTCATAGTGGAGCTGAAGAAGGTGTTTGAAATCATCTAG